Proteins from a genomic interval of Lacticaseibacillus pabuli:
- a CDS encoding IS30 family transposase, protein MQEQNIMSHTKGHHLTAFERGKIAALHGEEKSNREIARILGICRQTVANELNRGQIDQVQKVNGKRVYRTEYSAETAQLRYEENRRRCHRPLKLVQAADFIAHFTEHFKQDGWSPDAVVGRAKEKKLYRPEEMVCTATLYSYIDAQLLEIKNIDLLEKTSHHIKHKANTKHKRLLTGRSIDERPKRVDSRREFGHFELDTVVGKRDGQESVIMTFIERKSRFQFMRLIDGRNADSVNYAMRGIVAEYGDVIKTITADNGSEFADLDSVLDGVATVYYAHPYRSSERGTNEVHNKMVRRDFPKGESLDAVSPQAVAETQDRLNRLPRRQLRYRTTEEVFVAERARAQRRAAKVVVAS, encoded by the coding sequence ATGCAAGAACAGAATATCATGTCTCACACCAAAGGTCACCATCTGACTGCTTTCGAACGTGGAAAAATCGCTGCACTTCATGGAGAGGAGAAGTCAAATCGAGAAATTGCACGCATACTTGGTATCTGCCGGCAAACCGTCGCCAACGAGCTAAACCGAGGCCAGATCGATCAGGTTCAGAAGGTCAATGGCAAGCGTGTGTATCGCACTGAATACAGCGCTGAGACAGCCCAGCTTCGCTACGAAGAGAACCGGCGGCGATGCCACAGACCTCTCAAGCTCGTCCAAGCCGCTGACTTCATCGCTCACTTCACAGAACACTTCAAACAAGACGGCTGGTCCCCAGACGCCGTGGTTGGCCGAGCCAAGGAAAAGAAGCTCTATCGACCCGAGGAGATGGTTTGCACGGCGACGCTGTACAGCTACATTGATGCTCAGCTCCTGGAGATCAAGAATATTGATCTGCTGGAGAAGACCAGCCACCACATCAAGCACAAGGCCAACACCAAGCATAAACGCCTGCTTACTGGACGCAGTATCGATGAGCGCCCCAAACGTGTGGATAGTCGCCGTGAGTTCGGCCACTTCGAGTTAGATACAGTGGTGGGTAAGCGTGATGGTCAAGAGAGCGTCATTATGACGTTCATCGAACGCAAGTCCCGTTTCCAGTTCATGCGTCTGATTGATGGCCGCAACGCCGACTCCGTAAACTACGCCATGCGCGGTATCGTTGCGGAGTACGGCGACGTCATTAAAACAATTACTGCCGACAATGGCTCTGAGTTTGCCGACCTAGACTCGGTGCTCGATGGCGTGGCCACCGTGTACTATGCGCATCCATACCGTTCCAGCGAGCGCGGCACCAACGAGGTCCACAATAAGATGGTTCGGCGAGACTTTCCCAAAGGTGAATCCCTAGACGCTGTCAGCCCACAAGCTGTCGCCGAAACTCAAGATCGGCTCAACCGCCTCCCTCGTCGCCAACTCAGATATCGGACGACCGAGGAAGTCTTCGTCGCTGAGCGCGCTCGAGCTCAGCGACGAGCTGCCAAGGTAGTCGTAGCCAGCTAA